The Thamnophis elegans isolate rThaEle1 chromosome Z, rThaEle1.pri, whole genome shotgun sequence genome contains a region encoding:
- the TBC1D10B gene encoding TBC1 domain family member 10B produces METGSGDPSSPPPRPNDSRSVLHVLKRRAPIPEALEGTTNSKPSLPLATANDTAIAMNPGEVPTGATPAAPCHPTEVTLTTMIAEMTLVANSAGKVAEPGEARPEAVALDAGDGFSADTMVPVVNSVAPAITNATVNDGGVMPSSVALPRDAVVKPLPVAPASPTVIVVAPSPMTPPEKTSPTSPEGLMLHDFSTPRPPQDMGSQSSLGTTASKVPPASDTLSYLDSVSLMSGTYESLTGAGFLDDASSLGSDSEINGLAYRKTDKYGFLGGSQYSITLESAIPVDVARQRELKWLDMFSHWDKWLSRRFQKVKLRCRKGIPSSLRAKAWQLLSNSKELLDQNLGKFEDLERQSGDPKWLDVIEKDLHRQFPFHEMFAARGGHGQQDLYRILKAYTIYRPEEGYCQAQAPVAAVLLMHMPAEQAFWCLVQICEKYLPGYYSAGLEAIQLDGEIFFALLRRASPIAYRHLKRYKIDPILYMTEWFMCIFSRTLPWCSVLRVWDMFFCEGVKIIFRVGLVLLRNALGSVDKLRSCQGMYETMEKLRNLPVQIMQEEYLVHEVINLPVTEALIERENTTQLKKWRETRGELQYKPSRRLHGSRAIYEECYRMNPPLTASASLLSLTGLKHRVALGSISGPSFSPAHSISTLAESPSPSRVPAAAQNQVVVSEGLHAALPSPTGNNTPLGGPKKSSSSSKAEKRKEKEREKQEKIEKERQKLQKEREKKLQKEWEKQEKEREKQEKEREKKQQKERTKEEAKLKKEKKLSLRKKEPKPTREDGRDGETSGGSVLQDTYF; encoded by the exons CAGTCCTTCACGTTCTCAAGCGGAGGGCTCCCATTCCTGAGGCCCTCGAAGGGACGACGAACAGCAAGCCAAGTTTGCCTCTGGCCACAGCCAACGATACAGCAATAGCCATGAACCCTGGAGAAGTGCCAACTGGTGCCACCCCGGCAGCACCTTGCCACCCTACAGAGGTGACGTTAACCACGATGATTGCAGAGATGACACTTGTGGCCAACAGTGCTGGAAAGGTAGCAGAGCCTGGAGAGGCGAGGCCTGAAGCCGTAGCGTTGGACGCTGGAGATGGGTTTTCGGCAGATACCATGGTCCCCGTGGTCAATTCTGTGGCTCCTGCCATTACTAACGCTACCGTGAATGACGGTGGGGTGATGCCATCATCAGTGGCTTTGCCAAGAGACGCGGTAGTGAAACCCCTACCGGTTGCACCGGCTTCGCCGACAGTGATTGTGGTAGCCCCCAGTCCTATGACTCCACCAGAGAAGACTTCACCAACATCTCCAGAGGGTTTGATGCTTCATGACTTTTCCACTCCTCGGCCACCTCAAGACATGGGCTCCCAGTCTAGCCTGGGCACTACTGCGTCCAAAGTCCCTCCGGCTTCTGATACTTTGAGCTATTTAGATTCTGTTAGTCTCATGTCAGGCACGTATGAATCGCTGACTGGTGCTGGATTCCTTGACGATGCTAGCTCTCTGGGGTCCGATTCTGAAATCAATGGACTTGCCTATCGTAAGACTGATAAATACGGCTTCCTAGGGGGCAGCCAGTATTCCATTACACT GGAGAGCGCCATCCCTGTGGACGTGGCCAGACAGAGGGAACTTAAGTGGCTGGACATGTTTTCTCATTGGGATAAGTGGCTCTCACGTCGGTTTCAGAAG GTGAAATTGCGGTGCCGGAAGGGGATTCCCTCTTCTCTCCGTGCCAAAGCATGGCAGCTACTTTCAAATAGCAAGGAACTTTTGGATCAAAATCTGGGAAAATTTGAG gaTTTGGAGCGTCAGTCTGGTGATCCCAAATGGCTAGATGTGATTGAGAAGGACCTCCATAGGCAATTCCCTTTTCATGAGATGTTTGCAGCTCGAGGAGGCCATGG GCAGCAGGACCTCTATCGCATCCTGAAAGCCTATACCATCTACCGGCCAGAAGAAGGTTACTGCCAAGCACAGGCGCCCGTAGCTGCAGTTTTGCTGATGCATATGCCCGCAGAG caAGCTTTCTGGTGCCTGGTGCAAATCTGTGAGAAATATCTTCCTGGATACTACAGTGCTGGATTG GAGGCAATCCAGTTAGATGGGGAGATCTTCTTTGCGCTTCTCCGACGAGCGTCTCCCATTGCCTATCGTCACCTGAAGAGATACAAGATCGACCCCATCTTGTATATGACCGAGTGGTTTATGTGCATCTTCTCCCGGACCTTGCCTTGGTGTTCCGTGTTACGTGTGTGGGATATGTTTTTCTGTGAAG GAGTGAAGATAATTTTCCGGGTGGGTTTAGTGCTACTCCGAAATGCCTTGGGCTCGGTGGACAAGTTGCGGTCTTGTCAAGGCATGTATGAGACAATGGAGAAATTGCGAAATCTCCCCGTTCAGATCATGCAAGAGGAATACTTGGTCCATGAG GTGATTAATCTTCCAGTTACTGAAGCACTCATAGAGCGAGAGAATACCACCCAGCTAAAGAAATGGCGGGAAACTCGGGGGGAGCTTCAGTACAAGCCCTCCCGCCGACTCCATGGCTCGCGAGCCATCTACGAGGAGTGCTACCGTATGAACCCTCCCCTGACAGCCAGCGCCAGCCTCCTGAGCCTCACAGGGCTAAAGCACAGGGTTGCCCTAGGCAGTATCAGCGGTCCCTCCTTCTCCCCAGCTCATTCCATAAGTACCCTGGCTGAGTCTCCTTCACCTTCCCGGGTCCCTGCTGCTGCCCAGAACCAGGTGGTGGTATCCGAAGGTCTTCACGCTGCCCTGCCCTCTCCTACCGGGAACAACACCCCTTTGGGTGGCCCTaagaaaagcagcagcagcagcaaagcagaaaagcggaaagaaaaagaacgagagaagcaagagaagatagagaaggagaggcagaagcTGCAGAAGGAGCGGGAGAAGAAGCTGCAGAAGGAGTGGGAGAAGCAGGAAAAGGAGCGGGAGAAGCAGGAAAAGGAGCGGGAGAAGAAGCAGCAGAAAGAACGAACCAAAGAGGAAGCCAAgctaaagaaagagaagaagctgTCTTTGAGGAAAAAAGAACCCAAACCAACCCGTGAAGATGGAAGAGATGGGGAGACCTCAGGGGGGTCTGTGCTCCAGGACACTTATTTTTGA
- the LOC116522881 gene encoding sesquipedalian-1-like, which translates to MNLAPKFQSQSATKLHIASILTSSRLDQPPDWQGVLFKKNNRTASYQHCWCELRGNLLICREQPGDRGPCHLIVLEGCRVELQESTTEPHTFKICYPDDLPDQSYKMAAEDQETMENWMRVLSMAGFENLRALVTELESQFHQLKSQQYSKEEASCKATERRFSDMDFACLHQEFGKDVNEARKKWQEGKRKHVPARENLMHFI; encoded by the exons ATGAATTTGGCACCAAAG TTTCAGAGCCAGTCGGCCACCAAACTCCACATTGCCAGCATCCTTACCTCTTCCCGCCTGGATCAGCCCCCGGACTGGCAGGGCGTCCTTTTCAAGAAAAATAACCGCACCGCTTCCTATCAGCACTGCTGGTGTGAGCTCAGAGGAAATCTTCTTATCTGCAGGGAACAGCCTGGAGACCGGGGTCCTTGTCACCTCATTGTGTTAGAAGGCTGTAGGGTGGAATTGCAGGAATCCACCACGGAACCTCATACTTTTAAAATCTGCTACCCCGATGACTTGCCTGACCAGTCCTATAAGATGGCAGCTGAGGATCAAGAGACCATGGAAAACTGGATGCGAGTTCTGAGCATGGCGGGATTCGAGAACCTCAGAGCGTTGGTTACCGAGTTAGAAAGCCAATTTCACCAGTTGAAGAGCCAACAGTACTCTAAGGAAGAAGCAAGCTGCAAGGCAACAGAAAGAAGATTCTCCGACATGGATTTCGCTTGCCTCCATCAGGAATTTGGGAAGGATGTCAATGAGGCTAGGAAAAAGTggcaggagggaaagaggaagcatGTCCCAGCACGGGAGAATTTGATGCATTTTATATAG